The following are encoded together in the Oryzias melastigma strain HK-1 linkage group LG17, ASM292280v2, whole genome shotgun sequence genome:
- the LOC112147733 gene encoding von Willebrand factor A domain-containing protein 5A: protein MSYFGRQKDAGCGVSVPLQSVEVELQVKDHVATVISTLNYQNKEDKPVEAVFVFPLPGDAAVCHFSAGIGETHIVAELKEKQQAREEYDDALSSGQQAVLLEESEETPDLFFLSVGNLLPGQSVFIRLEYVTILAVEADNGLRFCLPAVLNPRYQPQDTRLSHLRWLPAQSDTASEVPYSLSFSARVSSPRPVSKVESSCSLEPLQFLNSDHTEAAVKLAAGHKFDRDVELLIYYKDAHQPSAVVEAGQDSAEPGTLMGDPVVMLSLYPEFPESLMSPLATCGEFVFLLDRSESMSCPYENTTRISSARDTLLLLLKSLPTGSYFNIYGFGSRFSQIFLNSVEYSEESMEEALKKVRLMLADLGGTDILQPLKYIYSQPFISNLPRQLFILTDGKVENPNEILDFVKNNAGSHRCSFFGIGEGTSSALINGLPKEGGCHAQFITTDLNVFLTVMQSLKSALEPVVKDISVIWDLPKGVSATVLSPPITTIVRGQRSTIYAQLSGKILSSQTDCSVTLNYTLGNRSFKNQLQFHLNPSKETGLTVHRLAARSLIRSLEVEERDNRGKSDEDMKKKVVELSVQSGVSSGHTAFIAVNKDSGDAVQGPLVHGKIPRLGEIFWHLNCSPDLKIVKDKIIVAKVFIFLFFLYFYYIQVIFDPPKHAFTLTKTSIHLQPGEKLWILRDLYQEKNHIFEMLNVLLKAGYQLETGLTANLKRGIRQAKTDYKKKIEDNFNRNNTRQGWQGIQQITNYRPRPASVDGDPSLVGELNLYFARFQPEVASHCLHLPPTLDSHQFAYRANRSTEDAITTTLLTALSHLEQSGSYARLLFVDLSSAFNTILPHRLVSKLETLGLHDSICLWILDFLTGRTQRVRVGLHMSAALTLNTGSPQGCMLSPLLYTLYTHDCTSTHTTIKFADDTTVVGLISWGDESAYRDKVERLCLVVDYRRKKTVIQPLYISWDMVERVDTFKFLGVTIQQDLTWSANTTALVKKAQQRLYFLGLLKKNNLDEELLDTTLQTRETLHLGMRLGPQHARVLRWGAESGSALEFLPHAPPTDVAAESHPSRILDVHGVVQNKRILSCCPEEKVCVFCSSVFFCKNVFSCSNIFRSLCEPPRRDPLLQLQKASGCWLLDEGLPSVLGKTSEEVEESKPAEVSSEVWATILALIWLHGFKMDAKDEWELLAVKAASWVQAQNAPCVKECVDAANALLGCRVQEEALGL from the exons ATGAGTTACTTTGGTCGGCAGAAGGATGCAG GATGTGGCGTCTCAGTTCCTCTGCAGAGTGTGGaggtggagctgcaggtgaagGACCATGTGGCTACAGTCATCTCCACTCTGAACTACCAGAACAAGGAGGACAAACCTGTAGAGGCAGTTTTTGTCTTCCCTCTGCCTGGAGATGCTGCTGTGTGTCATTTCAGCGCTGGGATTGGAGAGACACACATTGTAGCTGAGCTGAAGGAGAAGCAGCAG GCTCGGGAGGAGTATGATGATGCTCTGAGCTCAGGGCAGCAGGCCGTCCTGTTGGAGGAGAGTGAGGAGACTCCTGATCTCTTCTTTCTGAGTGTGGGTAATCTCCTTCCAGGGCAGAGTGTCTTCATCAGGCTGGAGTATGTCACTATTCTGGCTGTGGAGGCTGATAATGGGCTGAGGTTCTGTCTGCCTGCTGTGCTCAACCCTCGCTACCAACCTCAAG ATACAAGATTAAGTCATCTTCGTTGGTTACCTGCCCAGAGTGACACAG CCTCTGAGGTTCCCTACAGTCTGTCCTTTTCTGCACGAGTGTCCTCTCCTCGTCCAGTTTCCAAAGTAGAGTCCAGCTGTTCTCTGGAGCCTCTTCAGTTCCTGAACTCTGATCACACAGAGGCTGCT GTTAAGCTGGCTGCAGGACACAAGTTTGACAGAGATGTAGAGCTGCTGATTTATTACAAAGATGCTCACCAGCCCTCTGCTGTGGTGGAGGCAGGACAGGACTCTGCTGAGCCTG GCACTCTGATGGGTGATCCTGTGGTGATGCTGAGTCTGTACCCAGAGTTCCCAGAGTCTCTGATGTCTCCACTTGCTACATGTGGAGAGTTTGTGTTCTTGTTGGATCGATCTGAGAGCATGAGCTGTCCGTACGAGAATACAACTCGCATCAGCAGTGCAAGG GATACTCTGCTGCTCCTGTTGAAGAGTTTACCAACAGGCAGCTACTTCAATATCTATGGTTTTGGGTCCAGATTTTCACAGATTTTCCT GAATAGCGTGGAATACAGTGAGGAGAGCATGGAGGAGGCTCTGAAGAAAGTGAGGCTGATGCTGGCTGATCTGGGAGGAACAGACATTCTTCAGCCCCTCAAATACATTTACAGTCAGCCCTTCATCTCCAACCTGCCTAGACAG TTGTTCATCCTTACTGATGGAAAAGTGGAAAACCCAAATGAAATTCTagattttgtgaaaaacaatgcAGGTTCTCACAG GTGTTCCTTTTTTGGGATTGGAGAAGGAACCAGCTCTGCTCTCATCAATGGGTTACCTAAGGAGGGTGGATGTCATGCTCAATTCATTACTACAGATT TAAATGTGTTTCTTACTGTAATGCAGTCACTGAAATCTGCACTAGAGCCTGTTGTCAAAGACATCTCCGTCATATGGGATTTACCAAAGGGAGTGTCTGCCACTGTCCTCTCTCCACCAATCACAACAATTGTccggggtcagaggtcaacaaTTTATGCCCAACTCAGTGGAAAGATACTG agttcACAAACAGACTGCAGTGTGACATTGAATTACACTCTAGGAAATCGCTCCTTCAAGAACCAACTACAGTTTCACTTGAATCCGTCAAAGGAGACTGG GTTAACAGTCCACAGGTTAGCCGCTCGTTCTCTGATTCGTTCTCTGGAGGTTGAGGAAAGAGACAACAGAGGAAAGTCAGATGAAGACATGAAGAAGAAGGTGGTGGAGCTCAGtgtccaatcaggagtgagcagtGGTCACACTGCCTTCATTGCTGTCAACAAGGACAGTGGTGATGCTGTTCAAGGACCTCTAGTGCACGGCAAGATTCCGAGGCTTGGTGAGATTTTTTGGCATTTGAACTGCAGTCCAGACCTGAAGATAGTGAAGGACAAGATTATAGTTGCAaaggtttttatctttttgttttttctgtatttctacTACATTCAGGTCATATTTGACCCCCCCAAACATGCATTTACACTCACCAAAACCTCCATACACCTTCAGCCTGGTGAAAAATTATGGATTTTAAGGGATCTATATCAGGAAAAGAATCACATTTTTGAGATGTTAAATGTATTACTTAAGGCTGGGTAtcagtta GAAACAGGCTTAACAGCCAACCTGAAGAGAGGCATCCGACAGGCCAAGACGGATTACAAGAAGAAGATTGAGGATAATTTCAACAGGAACAACACAAGGCAGGGGTGGCAAGGGATCCAGCAAATCACCAACTACAGGCCACGTCCTGCTTCTGTTGACGGGGACCCTTCGTTGGTGGGGGAGCTTAACCTCTATTTTGCTCGTTTTCAGCCGGAGGTGGCT TCACATTGTCTCCACCTCCCACCGACATTGGACAGTCATCAGTTTGCATACAGGGCAAACAGATCCACAGAGGACGCCATTACCACCACCCTCCTCACTGCTCTGTCACACCTGGAGCAGTCAGGGAGCTATGCGAGGCTGCTCTTTGTGGACTTAAGCTCCGCTTTTAACACCATCCTCCCGCACAGACTGGTGTCCAAACTAGAGACCCTTGGACTCCATGATTCAATCTGCCTCTGGATCCTGGACTTCCTGACAGGCCGCACTCAAAGGGTGAGAGTAGGACTCCACATGTCGGCAGCCCTCACCCTCAACACCGGCTCCCCACAGGGCTGCATGCTCAGCCCCCTGCTCTATACCCTCTACACCCACGACTGCACCTCCACTCACACAACCATCAAGTTTGCTGATGATACCACAGTGGTGGGGCTCATCTCTTGGGGGGATGAGAGCGCTTATCGGGACAAAGTGGAACGACTCTGTCTG GTGGTGGATTACAGGCGGAAGAAAACGGTCATTCAGCCCCTGTACATCAGCTGGGACATGGTGGAGAGGGTGGATACCTTCAAGTTCCTGGGCGTCACCATCCAGCAGGACCTGACCTGGAGCGCTAACACCACTGCACTGGTGAAGAAGGCCCAACAGAGATTGTACTTTCTCGGGCTTTTGAAGAAGAACAACCTTGACGAGGAACTGCTG GACACGACACTCCAAACGAGGGAAACCCTCCACCTGGGCATGAGACTGGGTCCTCAGCACGCTCGTGTTCTCCGGTGGGGGGCAGAGTCCGGGAGTGCCCTGGAATTTCTTCCTCATGCACCTCCGACGGACGTTGCGGCGGAAAGCCACCCCAGCAGAATCCTCGACGTACACGGCGTAGTGCAGAACAAGCGAAT attATCTTGTTGTCCCGAGGAGAAGGTCTGTGTGTTCTGCTCCTCTGTATTCTTCTGCAAGAACGTGTTCTCCTGCTCTAA CATTTTTAGAAGCCTCTGTGAGCCGCCCCGCAGAGAccctctgctgcagctccagaagGCGTCCGGCTGCTGGCTGCTTGATGAAGGTCTTCCCTCAGTGCTGGGAAAAACTAGTGAGGAGGTAGAGGAGTCAAAACCCGCAGAG GTCAGCAGTGAGGTGTGGGCCACCATTCTGGCTCTGATCTGGCTTCATGGATTCAAGATGGATGCAAAGGATGAATGGGAGCTTCTGGCTGTGAAGGCTGCTTCATGGGTCCAAGCCCAGAATG CTCCATGTGTGAAGGAGTGTGTTGATGCTGCAAATGCTCTGCTGGGCTGCAGAGTGCAGGAGGAAGCTCTGGGGCTCTGA